The DNA sequence TGTTCTGGATTGCATCGTCGTCGAAGTCGCACCCCCAGGTCTCCGCATAGTTCGAGACCAGTTCAGAAGAGATAGTGTCTGTGTCCGGGACGGGGACGGAAATGAATGCGAATCGCCGCATGAACGCGTAACTCATCTTGTAGAGGGAGGCTTTATCCTGGGTGTTCATCGTCGCAATCAGACGCCAGGAGTCCGGGATGTAGTAGTGTCGCGAAGTGAGTGGACGGTCGTCTGCTGAACTTGGGTCGCCCACGAGTACTATCGACCCATCGTCGTTCTCGAAGGGGAGTGTGACGGTGTTTTCGGTGAGTGCGGAGAGTAACGAGCCGAACGCTTTGTCGATATCTGCCCGGTTCAGTTCGTCGATAATCAGCCATTCGTTCTTCGCGGCTGGTTCTGCTGGGTCGAGGAATCGCTGCAGGAACACTCCCGGCTTGAAATCGAGCGCGTCATCCTGCTCCCGGCTCGGCTGGTATCCGCCGATGGTGTGGAACGTAGACCAATCATCGGTCGCTGTTGCCAACTCGTACTCATCCCCAACGTAGTGGTCAGCGATTGCTTGCGCTATCTCAGTCTTCCCGGAACCAGGCGGCCCAGTCAAGATGATGTGCTTCCCACTTCGTAGAGCATCATCAATCTGAGCGGTGAGCGACCGATTGCCGACAAGCCCATCGGGGAAATATAAACTATCAAGCGATGCAACTTCGTTGGTTTCTTTTAGGGGGTTTGCTGGCTGAACCCATTTCTGTGCTTTGGTGCTTTGCGAGCCCTTGCGTAGAATCTCTATTCTTTCCTCGAAATCAGCTTCAATCTGTTCAAGTGCGGGGTCAACCCTGCCTTTCTGGTAGCCTTCACCCTCGGCCGGGGTGTCCCAGATTTCACGGCCGCACTTACTCTGAACAGTATTCATTTCTATACCGTTTTCATTTGCAACTCTTTTCTGGGCTGTTAACCTACGTTCTCGCGTCGTATCTTCGTTCGTTTCGGTCAGGAACTTAGTAACGACAGCCCTGATTTGTTGCTCTCGACTGCTACTGCTCTTCCATTCCTCAGGAAAGTGCTGGTTGATGATGCTATCTATATCTCCCAAGACGAGATTATATTCCAGTGATTGCAGAATATCTCCAATATCATAGGATTCTTGTTCAAGACCATTCAGAAACGCTTTAAATCTCTCGTTCCCGTATTTAGTAACTGAGCCATTTGGGAAATTTTCAGAGGGAAGAGCCTCGACTATTTCTCCATTTGATGCAATTGGTACCCAATTTACTGGAATTCGATGGGTAGAGATATCAAGTTGTGATTCTGTTTTCTCGGTTGTGATTACCCTTTGGTTCAAGGATTCGTAACCGGCGAGGGCAATTCCAATTCCGTACGTAAGGTATGAACCCTGATTTTTGGTTTGTGCGACTAGAATATCTCCTTCTTCTATCGATTCGGAAAACACCCTCCAGGAACTATTGCTGGTATCAGAATCACCTTCATAGGAGACGATACTGTGTCTTCTCCATATTCTCCAAAGATTATTTTCTCCCCAGTCGATTTTATATACATCTCGATTCGAAAGAAGCCCGTTTATTTCTTCTTCAAATGTTTTAGTTGGTGAAGAAGGCATACTGGGGTTCTCTTTTGAGTGCACATTAAACCTATTATATAATATGACGGTTCCTTTGGCGATAATATTCGTACTTTTGGGTACGAGTTAAGTCCAATGTTGAGCGGGTCCTCACTGGCCTGCAGGTCGGTCTCATTATGAAGGGACTGCTGTTATGGCCGAGAATCCCTGGACAGATTTCGTATTACGGTATACTTGGACCAATCGTCGGGTATGATAGGTGGAATTTCGAGCGAGTCTACTGTCAAGGTTAACAAAGGAGACGGTGTGGCTGCCAACAGAACAAGCGAGTCGTTTCAACCCTTGCAGGGATGCGTCTGGAGAGAGATGCTTCCCAAGAATCAGCGAAACGGTGCTGTCTAGGGGATTCGATTATTCGATGTCGCGTAGCTGTCTCCGCCCGAGGTCGTACAATCCCTTCAACTCCTCTTCATTGATATCGTTGGGGGTGTCTGAATCGAAGCTTGTGGTATCGAGTCCCACATCGATAAGAACCACCTTCATCGGATTACTTGCAGATTCTGTTTCTCCACCATCGGGAATTGGGTCTCCGGATTGGTTCACGAGGCTATTTGAGCTGCGCCCGGAGGTGAATGTCTTTGGCCGCTGGT is a window from the Halorussus sp. MSC15.2 genome containing:
- a CDS encoding AAA family ATPase; this encodes MPSSPTKTFEEEINGLLSNRDVYKIDWGENNLWRIWRRHSIVSYEGDSDTSNSSWRVFSESIEEGDILVAQTKNQGSYLTYGIGIALAGYESLNQRVITTEKTESQLDISTHRIPVNWVPIASNGEIVEALPSENFPNGSVTKYGNERFKAFLNGLEQESYDIGDILQSLEYNLVLGDIDSIINQHFPEEWKSSSSREQQIRAVVTKFLTETNEDTTRERRLTAQKRVANENGIEMNTVQSKCGREIWDTPAEGEGYQKGRVDPALEQIEADFEERIEILRKGSQSTKAQKWVQPANPLKETNEVASLDSLYFPDGLVGNRSLTAQIDDALRSGKHIILTGPPGSGKTEIAQAIADHYVGDEYELATATDDWSTFHTIGGYQPSREQDDALDFKPGVFLQRFLDPAEPAAKNEWLIIDELNRADIDKAFGSLLSALTENTVTLPFENDDGSIVLVGDPSSADDRPLTSRHYYIPDSWRLIATMNTQDKASLYKMSYAFMRRFAFISVPVPDTDTISSELVSNYAETWGCDFDDDAIQNITNLWKAVQPHKEIGPALIKDIMGHIQNQTDSGEIDYAYPVRMYIVPQLEGLPEGRINGMLNTMASDIDGFDRELVAQFVEEYQNVSVEG